A stretch of Cicer arietinum cultivar CDC Frontier isolate Library 1 chromosome 5, Cicar.CDCFrontier_v2.0, whole genome shotgun sequence DNA encodes these proteins:
- the LOC140920247 gene encoding threonine--tRNA ligase, mitochondrial 1-like, which translates to MIFKLLFFSLLLLSKITQLQQVRYCHRYCFRQLFRKRPLHQLRIFQIGHTAKHVVESHHTRTWALASTAQQIHALPLFTTTNGACGSCKPSTSLIQHFTKHFYSSSSTAASVVVVHAKDEPYLAATIPKCVHIFKLIQEKQQIRRISLSPNPIKVTLPNENVKEGKKWQTTPLDVACEISKNSANNALIAEVNGVLCDMTRPLEKDFQL; encoded by the exons ATGATATtcaaactgttatttttttctctcctccttttatCTAAAATCACACAACTTCAACAAG TTCGCTACTGCCACCGTTACTGTTTCCGCCAACTTTTCCGAAAACGGCCACTCCATCAGCTTCGCATCTTCCAAATCGGCCACACCGCAAAGCACGTCGTCGAAAGCCACCACACGCGCACATGGGCCTTAGCATCCACCGCACAACAGATCCACGCATTGCCGCTCTTCACCACGACTAACGGCGCGTGTGGTAGCTGTAAACCTTCGACTTCGCTCATTCAACACTTCACTAAGCATTTCTATTCATCTTCATCCACCGCCGCTTCCGTCGTGGTTGTTCACGCAAAGGATGAACCCTACCTAGCTGCCACAATCCCTAAGTGCGTCCATATCTTCAAATTGATTCAGGAGAAGCAGCAGATTCGCCGGATTTCACTATCTCCGAATCCGATTAAGGTAACGCTTCCTAATGAAAACGTGAAGGAAGGAAAGAAATGGCAAACTACTCCTTTAGATGTTGCTTGTGAAATCTCAAAGAATTCGGCCAATAATGCTCTTATTGCTGAGGTTAATGGTGTTCTTTGTGATATGACTCGTCCTCTTGAAAAGGATTTTCAACTTTAG
- the LOC101513808 gene encoding chalcone synthase 1B — MVSVDEIRQAQRAEGPATVLAIGTATPQNCVDQSTYADYYFRITNSEHKTELKEKFKRMCDKSMIKKRYMHLTEEILKENPTLCEYMAPSLDARQDMVVVEVPKLGKEAATKAIKEWGQPKSRITHLIFCTTSGVDMPGADYQLTKLLGLRPYVKRYMMYQQGCFAGGTVLRLAKDLAENNKGARVLVVCSEITAVTFRGPNDTHLDSLVGQALFGDGAAAVIVGSDPLPQVEKPLFELVWTAQTILPDSEGAIDGHLREVGLTFHLLKDVPGLISKNIEKALVEAFEPLGISDYNSIFWIAHPGGPAILDQVEVKLGLKPEKMQATRQVLSDYGNMSSACVLFILDEMRRKSKEDGLGTTGEGLEWGVLFGFGPGLTVETVVLHSVAT, encoded by the exons ATGGTGTCAGTTGATGAGATCCGCCAGGCACAGAGGGCTGAGGGTCCTGCCACTGTGTTGGCAATAGGCACTGCAACTCCCCAAAACTGTGTTGATCAGAGTACATATGCTGACTACTATTTCCGCATCACAAACAGCGAGCACAAGACTGAGCTCAAAGAAAAATTCAAGCGAATGT GTGACAAGTCAATGATAAAGAAGAGATACATGCACTTGACAGAAGAGATCCTGAAAGAGAATCCTACTCTCTGTGAGTACATGGCACCTTCATTGGATGCAAGACAGGACATGGTGGTTGTGGAAGTACCAAAACTAGGAAAAGAGGCGGCAACTAAGGCTATCAAGGAATGGGGTCAACCTAAGTCCAGGATTACCCACCTCATATTTTGCACCACAAGTGGTGTGGACATGCCTGGGGCTGACTATCAACTCACAAAACTCCTAGGCCTTCGTCCATATGTGAAGCGTTACATGATGTACCAACAAGGTTGTTTTGCTGGTGGCACGGTGCTTCGTTTGGCTAAAGACTTGGCTGAAAACAACAAAGGTGCTCGTGTGTTGGTGGTTTGTTCAGAGATCACTGCAGTTACTTTCCGTGGACCCAATGACACTCATCTTGACAGCCTTGTGGGGCAAGCATTGTTTGGAGATGGTGCAGCAGCTGTGATTGTAGGTTCAGACCCATTACCACAAGTTGAGAAACCTTTGTTTGAATTGGTATGGACTGCACAAACAATCCTTCCAGATAGTGAAGGAGCCATTGATGGTCACCTTCGTGAAGTCGGGTTGACATTCCATCTCCTCAAGGATGTTCCCGGTCTCATCTCAAAGAACATTGAGAAAGCTCTTGTTGAGGCCTTTGAACCTTTGGGTATCTCTGATTACAATTCTATATTTTGGATCGCACACCCAGGTGGTCCAGCAATTCTGGACCAAGTGGAGGTCAAATTAGGCTTAAAGCCAGAAAAAATGCAAGCCACTCGACAAGTGCTTAGCGATTATGGTAACATGTCAAGTGCATGTGTTTTATTCATCTTGGATGAGATGAGGAGGAAGTCAAAAGAAGACGGACTTGGCACAACAGGCGAGGGGCTGGAGTGGGGTGTATTGTTTGGTTTCGGACCTGGCCTCACTGTTGAGACTGTAGTGCTCCACAGTGTTGCCACTTAA
- the LOC101513505 gene encoding probable magnesium transporter NIPA2 produces MWISSDNIIGLVLAISSSIFIGSSFIIKKMGLKKAANNGNRAATGGHSYLYEPQWWVGMSSMIIGEIANFAAYAFAPAILVTPLGALSIIFSAVLAHFILNERLHIFGVLGCVLCMVGSTTIVLHAPHEKDIHSVKEVWQLATEPGFLVYSCGVVALVLVLIFCFAKKYGHSHMIIYVGICSLTGSITVMSVKALGIALKLTFEGMNQFKYFETWFFTIVVLGCCLLQINYLNKALDTFNTAVISPVYYVMFTSFTIIASTIMFKEWDTQNASQIATEVCGFVTILSGTFLLHKTKDMGNKPTEVSLSLTPQLPNHTNSSVSSHI; encoded by the exons ATGTGGATATCCTCCGACAATATTATTGGGCTTGTCTTGGCTATTTCTTCCAGCATTTTCATTGGTTCtagctttataattaaaaaaatgggtCTTAAAAAAGCTGCTAATAATGGGAATAGAGCAG CTACAGGTGGGCATTCATATTTGTATGAACCACAGTGGTGGGTTGGAATGAGTTCAA TGATCATTGGGGAAATAGCAAATTTTGCAGCTTATGCATTTGCACCTGCCATCCTAGTAACTCCTTTGGGAGCTTTAAGCATCATTTTTAG TGCAGTGCTAGCTCACTTCATCTTGAATGAGAGATTGCACATCTTTGGAGTTCTTGGATGTGTTCTGTGTATGGTAGGGTCTACAACTATTGTTCTGCATGCACCACATGAGAAAGACATTCATTCTGTCAAGGAAGTATGGCAACTTGCTACAGAACCAG GTTTTCTTGTATACTCTTGTGGGGTGGTGGCATTGGTTTTAGTCCTTATTTTCTGTTTTGCAAAAAAATATGGACATAGCCATATGATTATTTATGTTGGAATATGTTCTCTCACAGGCTCAATTACG GTTATGAGTGTCAAAGCACTTGGAATAGCTTTGAAGCTTACATTTGAAGGAATGAATCAATTTAAATACTTTGAGACTTGGTTCTTTACAATTGTTGTGCTTGGATGTTGCCTTTTGCAAATCAATTACTTGAACAAG GCTTTGGACACCTTCAACACTGCTGTCATATCACCAGTGTACTACGTCATGTTTACCTCATTCACAATCATCGCCAGCACAATCATGTTTAAG GAATGGGACACACAAAATGCATCTCAGATTGCTACAGAGGTATGTGGGTTTGTGACAATTTTATCAGGGACTTTTCTCCTTCACAAAACTAAGGATATGGGAAATAAACCTACAGAAGTGTCTCTTTCTTTAACTCCACAACTTCCTAACCATACTAACTCATCAGTTAGCTCTCATATTTGA